In one Lolium rigidum isolate FL_2022 chromosome 3, APGP_CSIRO_Lrig_0.1, whole genome shotgun sequence genomic region, the following are encoded:
- the LOC124699176 gene encoding protein CHUP1, chloroplastic-like isoform X2, giving the protein MKQPVLSNGHGGRISSPSVAARTRVPRAAAAPIKEASSSPAPAPATPPRARRLVRVSSKEERVVTPAAAKPKRHKEDSEEETRKLRGEVETLRKEVERLQLFNTELECDKSDLTHQLALARCTITRLQEQHDIHKAQTVAAQQSNQKDDAMSRPQPPKPPSPPPPPPPSSKILGRAPAPPPPPPQHGKISTVNKATALVEMYNSLNKRDTKKAVAVSAAHHNSIVGELQNRSTHLLAIKTDVETKGELINGLINKVHTNTYTDVEQVLTFVDWLDQQLSTLSDETGVLKHFSWPEKKADALREAAFEYRDLKCVVTEVSSLSVDDGSPTSCEATLRKISSLLDKLEKSMKRLLSLRSSAMPCYKQFGIPTEWMLDSGIASKIKVASVALAKVHMKRVLKEIVADTGGGNTAALVAQSVRFTYRVHQFAGGLDSEAMRAFEELTQRSQLTTA; this is encoded by the exons ATGAAGCAGCCGGTGCTGAGCAATGGCCATGGCGGCAGGATCTCCTCGCCTTCGGTGGCGGCACGAACCAGGGTTccgagagcagcagcagcacccatCAAGGAAGCTTCTTCGTCTCCAGCTCCAGCACCAGCCACTCCTCCTCGAGCGAGGAGGCTTGTGAGGGTGAGCAGCAAGGAGGAGAGGGTGGTCACTCCTGCAGCTGCAAAGCCAAAGAGGCACAAGGAGGATTCCGAGGAGGAGACGCGCAAGCTGCGTGGGGAGGTGGAGACCCTAAGGAAGGAGGTGGAGAGGCTGCAGCTGTTCAACACTGAGCTGGAGTGCGACAAGAGCGACCTCACACACCAGCTCGCACTTGCGCGCTGCACCATCACCCGGCTTCAGGAGCAGCATGACATCCAT AAGGCACAGACTGTTGCGGCGCAACAAAGCAACCAAAAGGATGATGCAATGAGCAGACCACAGCCTCCGAAGCCCCcatcaccgccacctccaccaccacctagtAGTAAAATCCTGGGAAGAGCCCCagcaccgccgcctccaccgccgcaacATGGCAAGATAAGCACAGTGAACAAGGCAACCGCATTGGTTGAGATGTACAACTCCCTGAACAAGCGCGATACCAAGAAGGCTGTGGCTGTCAGTGCCGCTCATCATAACAGCATCGTTGGCGAGCTACAGAACCGCTCCACGCACTTGTTGGCG ATCAAAACGGATGTCGAAACGAAAGGAGAGTTGATCAATGGGCTCATCAACAAAGTTCACACTAACACTTACACCGATGTGGAGCAAGTGCTGACCTTTGTTGATTGGCTTGATCAACAACTTTCAACTCTG TCGGATGAGACAGGCGTGTTGAAGCACTTCAGCTGGCCGGAGAAGAAAGCCGATGCACTCCGGGAAGCCGCATTTGAATACCGGGATCTCAAGTGTGTTGTAACGGAGGTCTCTTCCTTGAGTGTCGATGATGGCAGCCCTACCTCCTGTGAGGCTACTCTGAGGAAGATATCGAGCTTGCTAGATAA GCTGGAGAAGAGCATGAAGAGATTGTTGAGTCTTAGGAGCTCGGCGATGCCGTGCTATAAACAGTTTGGAATTCCGACCGAGTGGATGCTCGATTCAGGGATTGCTTCGAAG ATAAAGGTGGCGTCAGTAGCACTTGCAAAGGTGCACATGAAGAGAGTCCTCAAGGAAATAGTGGCAGATACAGGAGGAGGGAACACGGCTGCTCTCGTTGCTCAGAGCGTGCGCTTCACATATAGGGTTCACCAG tTTGCGGGAGGACTTGACAGTGAAGCCATGCGCGCTTTTGAGGAGCTAACGCAGCGGTCTCAGTTGACTACTGCTTAG
- the LOC124699176 gene encoding protein CHUP1, chloroplastic-like isoform X1 produces MLSNYFLWSCLSLASCKTSSGRKTTIKTRPLPRLLLGFTQTMKQPVLSNGHGGRISSPSVAARTRVPRAAAAPIKEASSSPAPAPATPPRARRLVRVSSKEERVVTPAAAKPKRHKEDSEEETRKLRGEVETLRKEVERLQLFNTELECDKSDLTHQLALARCTITRLQEQHDIHKAQTVAAQQSNQKDDAMSRPQPPKPPSPPPPPPPSSKILGRAPAPPPPPPQHGKISTVNKATALVEMYNSLNKRDTKKAVAVSAAHHNSIVGELQNRSTHLLAIKTDVETKGELINGLINKVHTNTYTDVEQVLTFVDWLDQQLSTLSDETGVLKHFSWPEKKADALREAAFEYRDLKCVVTEVSSLSVDDGSPTSCEATLRKISSLLDKLEKSMKRLLSLRSSAMPCYKQFGIPTEWMLDSGIASKIKVASVALAKVHMKRVLKEIVADTGGGNTAALVAQSVRFTYRVHQFAGGLDSEAMRAFEELTQRSQLTTA; encoded by the exons TTCAGGTCGCAAGACAACAATTAAGACTAGACCACTACCTAGGCTGCTCCTTGGATTCACACAGACGATGAAGCAGCCGGTGCTGAGCAATGGCCATGGCGGCAGGATCTCCTCGCCTTCGGTGGCGGCACGAACCAGGGTTccgagagcagcagcagcacccatCAAGGAAGCTTCTTCGTCTCCAGCTCCAGCACCAGCCACTCCTCCTCGAGCGAGGAGGCTTGTGAGGGTGAGCAGCAAGGAGGAGAGGGTGGTCACTCCTGCAGCTGCAAAGCCAAAGAGGCACAAGGAGGATTCCGAGGAGGAGACGCGCAAGCTGCGTGGGGAGGTGGAGACCCTAAGGAAGGAGGTGGAGAGGCTGCAGCTGTTCAACACTGAGCTGGAGTGCGACAAGAGCGACCTCACACACCAGCTCGCACTTGCGCGCTGCACCATCACCCGGCTTCAGGAGCAGCATGACATCCAT AAGGCACAGACTGTTGCGGCGCAACAAAGCAACCAAAAGGATGATGCAATGAGCAGACCACAGCCTCCGAAGCCCCcatcaccgccacctccaccaccacctagtAGTAAAATCCTGGGAAGAGCCCCagcaccgccgcctccaccgccgcaacATGGCAAGATAAGCACAGTGAACAAGGCAACCGCATTGGTTGAGATGTACAACTCCCTGAACAAGCGCGATACCAAGAAGGCTGTGGCTGTCAGTGCCGCTCATCATAACAGCATCGTTGGCGAGCTACAGAACCGCTCCACGCACTTGTTGGCG ATCAAAACGGATGTCGAAACGAAAGGAGAGTTGATCAATGGGCTCATCAACAAAGTTCACACTAACACTTACACCGATGTGGAGCAAGTGCTGACCTTTGTTGATTGGCTTGATCAACAACTTTCAACTCTG TCGGATGAGACAGGCGTGTTGAAGCACTTCAGCTGGCCGGAGAAGAAAGCCGATGCACTCCGGGAAGCCGCATTTGAATACCGGGATCTCAAGTGTGTTGTAACGGAGGTCTCTTCCTTGAGTGTCGATGATGGCAGCCCTACCTCCTGTGAGGCTACTCTGAGGAAGATATCGAGCTTGCTAGATAA GCTGGAGAAGAGCATGAAGAGATTGTTGAGTCTTAGGAGCTCGGCGATGCCGTGCTATAAACAGTTTGGAATTCCGACCGAGTGGATGCTCGATTCAGGGATTGCTTCGAAG ATAAAGGTGGCGTCAGTAGCACTTGCAAAGGTGCACATGAAGAGAGTCCTCAAGGAAATAGTGGCAGATACAGGAGGAGGGAACACGGCTGCTCTCGTTGCTCAGAGCGTGCGCTTCACATATAGGGTTCACCAG tTTGCGGGAGGACTTGACAGTGAAGCCATGCGCGCTTTTGAGGAGCTAACGCAGCGGTCTCAGTTGACTACTGCTTAG
- the LOC124703180 gene encoding nuclear pore complex protein NUP98A-like produces MFGSSNRSLFGQKSSFGGFGSSPNQSTTFGNNNFGTTTTPTFGASTSTSLFGAPGTSTFGSTTTPGFGSSPSFGQSGAATSSTLFGTTPSSPFGLPTAPPTFGQTTFGNQSGGTRIQPHVQTPDPDGATSGSQASKLDSISAMPAYKEKSHEELRWEDYQRGDKGGPNTTPVVNNFSPSPQPSFPISQPAPVNPFSSISNSTGAFGTTPSLFPSPGTTLFGQSTGSPFQANTSQSLFANTTPSIFGSSSAITTPFSFGPSFNNNSQSAGLFPSLSSPAIGQQPSSHSFNQQTTSSSAFSTSIFNNTTNVGTAGGQFVPTSSPFPMFPQPAPVQPSSSFSFQPQGQPGGFSGVSKPMNMAPFGQQTSSQSSMVMQPTLVSNPFGTLPAMPQMSIGNGGSSPSIQYGISSLPVAEKPHPSRTLSMVVPRHLSQRRIKLLPRKYNATSDGKVPFFADDEESSVTPKADAFFIPRENPRSLIIRQTDQWPSRSAVDRQPIPRDSAHLDEDKDAFVGRERNKAAMSPARSGQAGNSHDASSEPEAFVRHVNGASIEKMMPKLSQADYFTEPSLEELAAKERSEPGYCRQVRDFVVGRQGYGSIKFLGETDVRGLDLESVVEFNNREVVVYKEDSEKPPVGEGLNKAALVTLLNIKCMNRKTGEPCTEGPRLDKFKETLVKTAKEQGAEFVSFDGAKGEWKFRVKHFSSYGFGES; encoded by the exons ATGTTCGGCTCTTCCAACC GATCTCTGTTTGGACAAAAGTCTAGTTTCGGTGGTTTTGGTTCATCTCCTAACCAGTCTACTACATTTGGCAACAACAATTTTGGCACCACAACTACTCCGACCTTCGGTGCCTCTACATCAACATCCTTATTTGGTGCTCCCGGCACCTCAACGTTTGGTTCGACCACTACTCCTGGATTTGGATCTTCTCCGTCTTTTGGACAATCAGGAGCTGCAACTAGTAGCACGCTGTTCGGAacaactccgtcttctccatttg GCTTGCCGACAGCACCACCAACGTTTGGGCAAACTACATTTGGGAATCAATCTGGAGGAACCAGAATACAGCCTCATGTACAAACACCAGATCCTGACGGTGCTACGAGTGGTTCTCAGGCTTCAAAACTTGATTCCATATCAGCTATGCCTGCATACAAAGAGAAGAGTCATGAAGAATTGAGGTGGGAAGATTACCAGCGTGGGGACAAAG GTGGACCAAACACAACTCCAGTGGTGAATAACTTCTCGCCATCTCCACAGCCAAGTTTTCCAATCAGTCAACCGGCGCCAGTGAATCCATTTTCTAGTATCTCAAATTCTACTGGTGCTTTTGGTACTACGCCGAGCCTGTTTCCGTCCCCCGGAACGACCTTGTTTGGACAATCAACTGGTTCTCCCTTCCAAGCAAACACTTCACAATCTCTGTTTGCAAATACCACTCCTTCAATATTCGGCTCGTCATCGGCAATCACGACTCCTTTCAGTTTTGGCCCATCCTTTAACAATAACTCTCAATCAGCTGGGCTGTTTCCGTCTTTGTCTTCCCCTGCAATTGGGCAACAGCCATCGAGCCACTCATTTAACCAGCAGACGACAAGCAGTTCAGCTTTCTCCACCAGTATTTTCAACAACACGACTAATGTTGGAACAGCCGGAGGACAGTTTGTCCCCACATCTTCACCTTTT CCAATGTTTCCACAACCTGCCCCTGTTCAACCTTCAAGTTCGTTCTCATTCCAACCTCAGGGCCAACCAG GTGGATTCTCTGGAGTTTCCAAACCGATGAATATGGCCCCATTTGGACAGCA AACCAGTAGTCAGTCCAGTATGGTAATGCAGCCGACTCTTGTTTCAAATCCCTTCGGGACACTTCCAGCGATGCCTCAGATGTCCATTGGGAATGGTGGATCCTCACCTTCCATCCAATATGGAATATCAAGTTTACCG GTTGCTGAGAAGCCCCATCCGAGTAGAACATTATCAATGGTGGTGCCTAGGCATTTGTCACAGAGGAGGATAAAACTGTTGCCACGGAAATATAATGCGACATCTGATGGCAAG GTTCCGTTCTTTGCTGATGATGAAGAATCTTCCGTAACGCCAAAAGCAGATGCCTTTTTCATCCCTAGAGAAAACCCAAGAAGTCTGATAATCCGTCAAACAGATCAGTGGCCTTCACGTAGTGCAGTTGACCGACAACCAATTCCAAGAGATTCAGCTCATCTTGACGAAGACAAAG ATGCTTTTGTTGGGAGGGAGCGCAATAAGGCTGCCATGTCACCGGCTCGGTCTGGTCAAGCAGGAAATAGTCATGATGCATCAAGTGAGCCTGAGGCTTTTGTTCGGCATGTGAATGGTGCTAGCATTGAGAAGATGATGCCTAAGCTCTCCCAGGCAGATTACTTCACGGAGCCTAGCCTAGAGGAGCTTGCGGCGAAAGAACGTTCTGAACCAGGCTACTGCCGTCAGGTTAGAGACTTTGTTGTCGGACGTCAAGGCTATGGCAGCATCAAATTCTTGGGAGAAACAGATGTGAGGGGCCTTGATCTGGAGTCGGTGGTGGAATTCAATAACCGTGAAGTGGTCGTGTACAAGGAGGACAGCGAGAAGCCCCCAGTTGGCGAGGGCCTGAACAAAGCTGCATTGGTGACTCTTTTGAACATCAAGTGCATGAATAGGAAGACAGGTGAGCCCTGCACCGAGGGTCCGAGGCTGGACAAGTTCAAGGAGACGCTGGTGAAGACGGCCAAGGAGCAGGGAGCTGAGTTCGTGTCATTTGACGGCGCCAAGGGCGAGTGGAAGTTCAGGGTGAAGCACTTCAGCTCCTATGGATTTGGCGAAAGCTGA